A single Suricata suricatta isolate VVHF042 chromosome 2, meerkat_22Aug2017_6uvM2_HiC, whole genome shotgun sequence DNA region contains:
- the GOLGA7B gene encoding golgin subfamily A member 7B, whose protein sequence is MTQYRPQEDLSKRFWVHNLQELRRSASLATKVFIQRDYSDGTICQFQTKFPPELDSRIERQLFEETVKTLNSFYAEAEKIGGSSYLEGCLACATAYFIFLCMETHYEKVLKKISRYIQEQNEKIFAPRGLLLTDPVERGMRVVSFLAVLCEGTELLTSGLPGEDPQK, encoded by the exons ATGACTCAATACAGACCTCAGGAAGACCTGAGTAAGCGTTTCTGG GTCCATAATCTGCAGGAGCTGCGGCGAAGTGCCTCACTGGCCACCAAGGTCTTTATCCAGAGAGACTACAGCGATGGGACCATCTGTCAGTTCCAGACCAAATTCCCCCCAGAGCTGGACAGCCGG atTGAGCGGCAGCTCTTTGAGGAGACCGTGAAGACGCTCAACAGCTTCTACGCAGAGGCCGAGAAGATCGGGGGCAGCTCCTATCTGGAGGGCTGCCTGGCCTGTGCCACGGCCTACTTCATCTTCCTCTGCATGGAGACCCACTACGAGAAG GTTCTGAAGAAGATCTCACGATACATCCAGGAGCAGAATGAGAAGATCTTTGCCCCTCGAGGCCTCCTGCTCACTGACCCCGTGGAGCGCGGGATGAGGGTTGTATCCTTCCTGGCTGTTCTGTGCGAGGGCACAGAGCTGCTGACCAGTGGGCTCCCTGGTGAGGACCCCCAGAAATAG